The genomic region CCTGACCAGGCGCCTCAGACCTGACTCGGTGCCTCAGACCTGACCCGGTGCCTCAGACCTGACCAGGTGCCTCAGACCTGACCCGGTGCCTCAGACCTGACCTGACCAGGTGCCTCAGACCTGACCCGGTGCCTCAGACCTGACCTGACCAGGTGCCTCAGACCTGACCAGGCGCCTCAGACCTGACCAGGTGCCTCAGACCTGACCCGGTGCCTCAGACCTGACCAGGTGCCTCAGACCTGACCCGGTGCCTTAGACCTGACCCGACCAGGCGCCTCAGACCTGACCTGACCAGGCACCTCAGACCGGCCCAGTTCCTCAGACCTGACCAGGTGCCTCAGACCTGACCCGGTGCCTCAGACCTGACCCGACCAGGCGTCTCAGACCTGACCTGACCAGGCACCTCAGACCTGACCAGGTGCCTCAGACCTGACCTGACCAGGCGCCTCAGACCTGACCAGGTGCCTCAGACCTGACCCGGTGCCTCAGACCTGACCCGGTGCCTCAGACCTGACCCGACCAGGCGCCTCAGACCTGACCTGACCAGGCGCCTCAGACTGGCCCAGTTCCTCAGACCTGACCAGGTGCCTCAGACCTGACCTGACCAGTTGCCTCAGACCTGACCAGGCGCCTCAGACCTGACCAGGCGCCTCAGACCTGACCCGGTGCCTCAGACCTGACCAGGTGCCTCAGACCTGACCCGGTGCCTCAGACCTGACCCGACCAGGCGCCTCAGACCTGACCTGACCAGGCACCTCAGACCGGCCCAGTTCCTCAGACCTGACCAGGTGCCTCAGACCTGACCCGACCAGGTGCCTCAGACCTGACCTGACCAGGCACCTCAGACCTGACCAGGCGCCTCAGACCTGACCAGGTGCCTCAGACCTGACCCGACCAGGCGCCTCAGACCTGACCTGACCAGGCACCTCAGACCGGCCCAGTTCCTCAGACCTGACCAGGCGCCTCAGACCTGACCCGGTGCCTCAGACCTGACCTGACCCGGTGCCTCAGACCTGACCTGACCCGGTGCCTCAGACCTCACCTGACCAGGTGCCTCAGACCTGACCAGGCGCCTCAGACCTGACCCGACCAGGCGCCTCAGACCTGACCCGACCAGGCGCCTCAGACCTGACCAGGTGCCTCGGCGACTAGCGTCCTGTCTGCTGCTTCTACATAAACTGAGCTGCAGCCAGTAGGAGATGAGCtgtgttttttctgctctgagAGTTAAAGAAAGCAGACGTGTTGTTTAAGCAGCTCATTTCTGTTCTCccctgctgcaggtgtgtggtGTCGCAGCTTGCTCTCGGACTATAGAGAAGCTTGCAGGGAGGTGGTTGTAGGTGCCTGGGAACGGCCACTAAAGACCTCGGCGTACATGACTCTGCTAGGAGGGGCTTGGGCATGTTTCCACACCAAACCAGACCGGTCGTCGTTCGAGTCCACCCTGCTGGATTGCTCAAACCAGTTGTGCCTTTTGTCACCATGGATACGCAGCAGCACTTCTGACGGCCATGTCCAGAGTCTGATGAAGCTTCGCAACGAGGGCCGCCTCAGATACGCCAGCCTGGGacttgtgtgtgtggtttatcaTGCCGACTACGACCCCGACAACATGCTGTATGAAGCCCAGTGCTCCACCCTTTCCACACCCTGGAGGGAGCTTCCTCATCGGGTTCTGGACATTGGGTTCACTGGTCGCTGGTGGATCCTGGGATCAAAGATGAAGGATTATGATATCAACAAGGAAGAGTTTAAGCACTTGCCAGCACATATGCAGGAAACCTCTCCACCCAGCACTGAGGAGGTGGAGCGGAATGAGAGGTTACACAAAGAGTCCTGGTTAGCCCTGACGGTGGAGGAGGCCGTGGACAGTGAGGAGAGTCACGTAAAGACTTAAACCCCCGCCAAGAACCTGGTTCTCAATCAGACTCTTCTCCAGGGCTGGAACCGCCtcgggcatgacctttgacctttggggAACTTTTATGGAAAATAAAATGAGGTGTCTGACACTCGTATTTACTCCAAGTGTTTTGTGTGTCTTGTACCGTGTGTCCCGACAGATACCCGAGGGTCAGACCATGAGGGGCTCTCAGCGTGCCAGCATGTTACACGTGTGTTGGCGGCTTTCAGGGTTAAAGGTGGCATCGAAACTTGCTGCCTCTCTGTGGTGTTGTCCTGCAGGTGAAGGTATGCTCCTGGTTCTGTTGCAGGTTCCCCGTCTATTGTCACCCCTCACACTGAACGGCTCCGGTTTGGCTGCCGGTTCCTGTTAGGAAATGTTCTTTTGTAGCTGAATAGGAATGTTGGCGTTGACCTGGACTGGGTTGTGAAATATTTTAGATGATTTCGGCTGTCAACTACATTTGTATGAATGACTTGGGTCGACGGTGGAGGAGGAGTTGGGTGTCTGCCCCACATCTGGAGGGTTTGCACCCCGCTCAGTCTCACAGTCCAtctgtccttgggcaacacactgGACTGCTGGTGGtaatcggagggaccggtgcccCCAAGTGTGTTGTGACTCATCGCCGCCAGCGTATGAATATGTGCACGAAGGGGGTGTGgcatgtgttgtaaagcaccttgggggggttctgGAATGCTAGAAGACCAGCTTTTTACCAATGAACTAGAGCAGCTTCCAGATATGAGGGATGTGGATGTAGGGAGGAGTCTTGATCCATCAAGCTGTAGAATAAACTCCCAACTCTTCGTTTGGTGTGATCTTCGTCTGCACAGGTGGAAGCTCGGAGAAATAAATTCTCATTTCAGGAGGGAAGAATCTGGAAGCCATTCACAGGGTGTGACTTTTCCCACATGACATCACTGCCTTTTTGCAGCTTTCTACACACAGCACCCCGCAATGACGGCAGAGATTTTtgctaatttatttaaaaaaaaaaacaactttcagCCATTTATTCAATTAATAGTTGATGCAGCTTTGGCAGCAGTTAGCCTCGAGTCTGAATACCACAAGCTTGAGCGAGTGAATGGATTTACTTCCATTTGCATGATAACAGTTGGAGCTTGTGCCATCCCATCGCCTCATACAAACACTTTAACAAGGTCAAACGAAGATAAACCATAAAAAAACAGACCAATACAAATAAACAAAACCTATTAGAACAAAATGCTAAAAGTCAAAGATGGGTCGAATAAAAAGGTATAAACACAAGAATCGCGTCAACAACAGCTCAGCCGTTGTTTCCATAATATTGTGTTTGTGACATGGCAGACGGTAATAAGTATAAACATAGTATTTACAACCAAACATTACACTCAGTATGGACATGTACCCAGTAAAGCAGTGTGTGATTAGTTAGTCGTGTCAGCAGTCCTGCGGCTCTGCCCAACTTCTGTTTCAGGGAGTTCATCCTTTATCTGTCGTTTTTTTTTATAAGCAATTGATattcagactgtgtgtgtgtgtgtgtgtgtgtgtgtgtgcgtgcgtgcgcgtgcaacCATCAGATTATGTGACCAAGAGAGAAATAAGAAATGGGTCTGACGTCTGAATAGTTCTTTTTAAGGGAACTCAGTTGAACCACTTTTGCTAATTCTGCACCTTTAAGTCTTCACTTGACGATGGAACCAGTTGTACTCCCTCCACCAGTAACGTGGAACAGGAAACACACTTCGTATGTGCTGTAGAGAACTCCAGCTTTTAGACTCATGCACCTGTTCCGTTTAGCTGTAGGTTTGCACCAACTCATGTCGCCTGGGCTCATGTGGGACATCTCTGAGAGAGAGCATGCAGTCGAACATCCGATGGAGTCGTAAACACCCAAAAGATAAAAGGTTTAATCCCAGAAGTGACAGgagcagacccgctgctcctccacaccgagaggagccagttgaggtggctcaggcttctgattaggatgcctccccggtgaggttttccaggcacggtcaacttggaggagacctaaaggaagacccaggacacgctggagggactatgtctctcagctgggcaGGGAACGCCTGGGGTTccgccggaagagctggcccaagtagctggggagagggaagtctgggtgtctcggcgtaggctgctgcccccgtgacccgactctggataagtgaatCCTGAATTGTGGAGCTCCTATCTGCAGAGTTGGAGGAGGATGTTTGGCTGGTGCCTCATAGCTCGTAGGGCTGAGTGGCGTTCCAGCCGGTGCATTGATGACGTAAGTAATCATTCTCCCTCCTCTTGGTCAAACATTTTCCCTGTTTTAAACAGAATCTGTCCTCGGATCCTGACACCACTTGACAGCTGAAGTCGTGACTCAAGTAAAATTAACGATGACCGCATAGCCCCGCTCCCTTGTCACGGTGCAGGTGGGCAGGCCTAACGCTGAAAACGAGGCTCAAATTCACCATCTCCTTAGCTGTACCGCCAGTATCTATGGTGCAATGAAGCGGGGGTGCACACATTTCCCGTCATGTTGTTCTTTACGAATGACAACATGTTCGTAGAAGACGAAACGTGCAATGTTCAGAACAAGCAagctggagaggagggttcgCTGGCTGGTCGAACCTCGGATTTAGAATGAACTATGTGGTGTTTGTGCTGGCCACCCTACACCCTTCTTAGGGTGctagagggtgtgtgggagtttgcctATTCAGTAgacttggagaaggcgttcgaccgtgTCCCTCAGGAGTCACCCTGATACGGGCTTAGGTCCAGGTACGAcaggtgccagagcttggtccacacttCCATCATCAGCAGTCCCTAGGTAGGTCACATCAGGGGCGCCT from Nothobranchius furzeri strain GRZ-AD chromosome 18, NfurGRZ-RIMD1, whole genome shotgun sequence harbors:
- the timm29 gene encoding mitochondrial import inner membrane translocase subunit Tim29, giving the protein MASLRSARRMFCAAAQTGAVSVPAGRWEKLKTSKAGVWCRSLLSDYREACREVVVGAWERPLKTSAYMTLLGGAWACFHTKPDRSSFESTLLDCSNQLCLLSPWIRSSTSDGHVQSLMKLRNEGRLRYASLGLVCVVYHADYDPDNMLYEAQCSTLSTPWRELPHRVLDIGFTGRWWILGSKMKDYDINKEEFKHLPAHMQETSPPSTEEVERNERLHKESWLALTVEEAVDSEESHVKT